A region of Streptomyces sp. WMMC500 DNA encodes the following proteins:
- a CDS encoding pectate lyase encodes MARKHGKRGTVKRALIGAVSAVALGAGALATSLASPASAADWPTPSGQEGVSETRVVSGEFDGGMKRFYGEGDLGGGGQGEDQGALFELEDGATLKNVILGSPAADGVHCEGSCTLENVWWEDVGEDAATFRGGNGSRFTVTGGGARRAEDKVLQHNGGGTLTVSGFAVEDFGALYRSCGNCSSQYERHVVLSDVEVTAPGDRLAGINVNYGDTAEFNDITIIGDDDRDIEPCVKYEGNDSGDEPDEIGSGPDGTNCLYEESDITYQ; translated from the coding sequence ATGGCACGGAAGCACGGGAAGCGCGGCACGGTGAAGCGCGCGCTCATCGGCGCGGTGAGCGCCGTGGCCCTCGGCGCCGGGGCACTCGCCACCTCGCTGGCCTCGCCGGCGTCGGCCGCCGACTGGCCCACGCCCAGCGGCCAGGAGGGTGTCAGCGAGACACGGGTCGTCAGCGGCGAGTTCGACGGCGGTATGAAGCGCTTCTACGGCGAGGGCGACCTCGGCGGCGGCGGGCAGGGCGAGGACCAGGGCGCCCTCTTCGAGCTGGAGGACGGCGCCACGCTCAAGAACGTCATCCTCGGCTCTCCGGCCGCCGACGGGGTGCACTGCGAGGGCAGTTGCACCCTGGAGAACGTGTGGTGGGAGGACGTCGGCGAGGACGCCGCCACCTTCCGCGGCGGCAACGGCTCCCGCTTCACCGTCACCGGCGGCGGCGCCCGCCGCGCCGAGGACAAGGTGCTGCAGCACAACGGCGGCGGCACGCTGACCGTCAGCGGCTTCGCGGTTGAGGACTTCGGCGCGCTGTACCGCTCCTGCGGCAACTGCTCCAGCCAGTACGAACGCCACGTGGTCCTGAGCGACGTCGAGGTGACCGCGCCCGGCGACCGGCTGGCCGGCATCAACGTCAACTACGGCGACACCGCGGAGTTCAACGACATCACGATCATCGGCGACGACGACCGCGACATCGAGCCCTGCGTGAAGTACGAGGGCAACGACTCCGGCGACGAGCCCGACGAGATCGGCTCCGGCCCGGACGGCACCAACTGCCTCTACGAGGAGTCGGACATCACCTATCAGTGA
- a CDS encoding cysteine dioxygenase family protein has product MSTPPALSPAAPPAAPAGLSPAALRAIVRDLAGRPDRWRPAVRFDAAARFHTRLEAAGGHEVWLLTWLPGQGTEIHDHGGAAGAFTVVAGVLTERTFPALRGAPRARELTAGGLRAFGSRYVHEVANAGTAPAVSIHAYTPALSAMSFYAELPGGGLRPVRTDPVTD; this is encoded by the coding sequence ATGTCCACGCCACCGGCGCTCTCCCCCGCCGCACCCCCCGCCGCACCGGCGGGCCTGTCCCCCGCCGCCCTCCGCGCGATCGTCCGCGACCTCGCCGGCCGGCCCGACCGCTGGCGCCCGGCCGTCCGCTTCGACGCCGCTGCCCGCTTCCACACCCGCCTGGAGGCGGCCGGCGGCCACGAGGTGTGGCTGCTCACCTGGCTGCCGGGGCAGGGCACCGAGATCCACGACCACGGCGGTGCAGCGGGCGCGTTCACGGTCGTCGCGGGGGTGCTCACCGAGCGCACCTTCCCGGCGCTGCGCGGCGCGCCGCGGGCGCGGGAGCTGACCGCGGGCGGGCTGCGCGCGTTCGGGTCGCGGTACGTCCACGAGGTGGCCAACGCGGGGACCGCGCCGGCCGTCAGCATCCACGCCTACACGCCGGCGCTGTCGGCCATGTCGTTCTACGCGGAGCTGCCCGGCGGCGGCCTGCGGCCGGTCCGTACCGACCCGGTGACGGACTGA
- a CDS encoding rhodanese-like domain-containing protein: MGAAPGTPDAPGIDGALAAVRATLDRVTPRQAYAALAEGAVLVDTRPEFQRRASGTVPGALLVERNHLEWRCDPTSGAAVAEATGTQVHWIVMCDEGYASSLAAASLRSLGLARATDLIGGFQAWRAAGLPVTLP, encoded by the coding sequence ATGGGCGCCGCCCCCGGCACTCCCGACGCCCCCGGCATCGACGGCGCGCTCGCCGCCGTACGCGCCACGCTGGACCGCGTCACCCCCCGGCAGGCGTACGCCGCCCTCGCCGAAGGTGCCGTGCTCGTGGACACCCGGCCCGAGTTCCAGCGGCGCGCCTCGGGCACCGTGCCCGGCGCGCTGCTGGTGGAGCGCAACCACCTGGAGTGGCGCTGCGATCCCACCAGCGGCGCCGCGGTGGCCGAGGCCACCGGCACTCAGGTGCACTGGATCGTCATGTGTGACGAGGGATACGCCTCGTCGCTGGCCGCCGCCTCCCTCAGGTCGCTCGGGCTGGCCCGGGCGACGGACCTGATCGGCGGCTTCCAGGCGTGGCGGGCGGCCGGGCTGCCGGTCACGCTCCCGTAA
- a CDS encoding ABC transporter substrate-binding protein yields MSAPRRRRAAIRLLAGTAALPLLALTACGYGSDSDDEGDDAAPAAQGEKVGGLDEINIGFFGNVTHATPLVGLGDEGLITKELGGTAVRPQVFNAGPSAIEALNAGSVDMTWIGPSPAINGYTQADGRNLRIVAGATSGGASLVVNPDEVTSLDDLEGARIATPQIGNTQDVALLNYLAGEGLEVDPQSGKGDVSVIRQDNKEIPTTFQQGGLDGAWVPEPTASNLVAKGGEVLLNEKELWEGGKFVTTHLIVSQTFLEEHPDVVEAVVRGSVKTNAWIKDHPDEAEDLVNAGIEEYAGKPLPADVIDRAFGEIEVTDDPLASTLGEQADHSVASGLLDEAKTDGIYDLSILNKVLESEGRPAVDDAGLGVE; encoded by the coding sequence GTGTCTGCACCACGCCGCCGCCGCGCGGCCATACGCCTGCTCGCCGGCACCGCCGCCCTGCCCCTGCTCGCCCTGACCGCCTGCGGTTACGGCTCCGACAGCGACGACGAGGGCGACGACGCGGCCCCCGCCGCCCAGGGCGAGAAGGTCGGCGGCCTCGACGAGATCAACATCGGCTTCTTCGGCAACGTGACCCACGCGACCCCCCTGGTCGGCCTCGGCGACGAGGGCCTGATCACGAAGGAGCTGGGCGGCACCGCCGTCAGGCCGCAGGTGTTCAACGCCGGCCCGTCCGCCATCGAGGCGCTCAACGCCGGCTCCGTCGACATGACCTGGATCGGCCCCTCCCCCGCCATCAACGGCTACACCCAGGCGGACGGCCGCAACCTGCGCATCGTCGCGGGCGCCACCTCCGGCGGCGCCTCGCTGGTCGTCAACCCCGACGAGGTCACGTCCCTGGACGACCTGGAGGGCGCCCGGATCGCCACCCCGCAGATCGGCAACACCCAGGACGTGGCCCTGCTCAACTACCTGGCCGGCGAGGGCCTGGAGGTCGACCCGCAGTCGGGCAAGGGCGACGTCTCCGTGATCCGCCAGGACAACAAGGAGATCCCGACCACCTTCCAGCAGGGCGGCCTCGACGGCGCCTGGGTGCCGGAGCCCACCGCCTCCAACCTCGTCGCCAAGGGCGGCGAGGTGCTGCTGAACGAGAAGGAGCTGTGGGAGGGCGGCAAGTTCGTCACCACGCACCTGATCGTCTCGCAGACGTTCCTCGAGGAGCACCCCGACGTGGTCGAGGCCGTCGTCCGCGGCTCGGTGAAGACCAACGCCTGGATCAAGGACCACCCCGACGAGGCCGAGGACCTGGTCAACGCGGGGATCGAGGAGTACGCGGGCAAGCCGCTGCCCGCCGACGTGATCGACCGCGCCTTCGGCGAGATCGAGGTCACCGACGACCCGCTCGCCTCCACCCTCGGCGAGCAGGCCGACCACAGCGTCGCGTCCGGCCTCCTCGACGAGGCGAAGACCGACGGCATCTACGACCTGTCCATCCTCAACAAGGTGCTCGAGAGCGAGGGCCGGCCCGCCGTCGACGACGCCGGGCTCGGCGTCGAGTAG
- a CDS encoding ABC transporter ATP-binding protein, translating to MSTAITDDAPAGSAQAGDGPAARITHVSKTFGRPGAGLLALDDVTVDVAPGEFVTLLGASGCGKSTLLNLVAGLDAPSAGTIEISGGQRPALMFQEHALFPWLTAGRNIELALRMRGLPKAERRGEAERLLELVRLGGAYGKRVHELSGGMRQRVALARSLAQDSRLLLMDEPFAALDAITRDVLHDELTRIWTETQVSVLFVTHNVREAVKLAQRVILMSSRPGRIAREWTIDIPQPRRIEDTDVAGLSLEITEELRGEIRRHGKH from the coding sequence ATGTCCACCGCCATCACCGACGACGCCCCGGCCGGCTCCGCGCAGGCCGGGGACGGGCCCGCCGCCCGCATCACGCACGTGTCCAAGACCTTCGGCCGCCCCGGCGCCGGGCTGCTGGCCCTCGACGACGTCACCGTCGACGTCGCGCCCGGCGAGTTCGTCACGCTGCTCGGCGCGTCCGGCTGCGGCAAGTCCACCCTGCTCAACCTGGTCGCCGGCCTCGACGCGCCGAGCGCCGGGACCATCGAGATATCCGGCGGCCAGCGCCCGGCGCTGATGTTCCAGGAGCACGCGCTCTTCCCGTGGCTGACCGCGGGCAGGAACATCGAGCTGGCCCTGAGGATGCGCGGCCTGCCCAAGGCCGAGCGCCGCGGCGAGGCGGAGCGGCTGCTCGAACTCGTCCGGCTGGGCGGCGCGTACGGCAAGCGGGTGCACGAGCTGTCCGGCGGCATGCGCCAGCGCGTCGCGCTGGCCCGCTCGCTCGCCCAGGACAGCAGGCTGCTGCTGATGGACGAGCCGTTCGCCGCGCTCGACGCCATCACCCGCGACGTCCTGCACGACGAGCTGACCCGCATCTGGACGGAGACGCAGGTCTCCGTGCTCTTCGTCACCCACAACGTGCGCGAGGCCGTCAAGCTCGCCCAGCGCGTCATCCTCATGTCCTCCCGCCCCGGCCGCATCGCCCGGGAGTGGACCATCGACATCCCCCAGCCGCGCCGGATCGAGGACACCGACGTGGCAGGCCTCTCGCTGGAGATCACCGAAGAGCTGCGAGGGGAGATCCGCCGCCATGGCAAGCACTGA
- a CDS encoding ABC transporter permease, with translation MASTDTTGTAAGSGAKNGDSAAGLAGLEAGLDALDTRTASRTPLRQVLLHRVLPPIVAIALVVAVWQLLYVLEVKPDYQLPGPGQVWDALADQWYEGTLFDVIWTSLSRGVLGFLIAIAIGTPLGLIVAKVPFVRAAIGPILTGLQSLPSVAWVPAAIIWFGLTPSMIYAVVLLGAVPSIANGLVAGIGQIPPLYLRAGQVIGATGLHGVRHVLLPAALPGYLAGLKQGWAFSWRSLMAAEIIATSPDLGVGLGQLLETGRGYQDMAIVLNAILLILIVGVAIELLVFGPLERRVLRNRGLLVAR, from the coding sequence ATGGCAAGCACTGACACCACCGGCACCGCCGCCGGGTCCGGCGCGAAGAACGGGGACTCCGCCGCCGGCCTCGCCGGGCTCGAAGCCGGCCTCGACGCCCTCGACACGCGCACCGCCTCGCGCACCCCGCTGCGCCAGGTGCTGCTGCACAGGGTGCTCCCGCCGATCGTCGCGATCGCCCTCGTGGTCGCCGTCTGGCAGTTGCTGTACGTGCTGGAGGTCAAGCCCGACTACCAGTTGCCGGGCCCGGGCCAGGTCTGGGACGCGCTCGCCGACCAGTGGTACGAGGGCACGCTGTTCGACGTCATCTGGACGAGCCTGTCCCGCGGCGTGCTCGGCTTCCTCATCGCCATCGCCATCGGCACCCCGCTCGGACTGATCGTCGCCAAGGTGCCGTTCGTCCGCGCGGCGATCGGCCCGATCCTCACCGGGCTGCAGTCGCTGCCGTCGGTGGCCTGGGTGCCCGCCGCGATCATCTGGTTCGGCCTCACCCCGTCGATGATCTACGCGGTGGTGCTGCTCGGCGCCGTCCCGTCGATCGCCAACGGGCTGGTCGCCGGCATCGGCCAGATCCCACCGCTCTACCTCCGCGCCGGCCAGGTCATCGGCGCCACCGGCCTGCACGGCGTACGGCACGTCCTGCTGCCCGCCGCGCTGCCCGGCTATCTCGCCGGGCTCAAGCAGGGCTGGGCGTTCTCCTGGCGCTCGCTGATGGCCGCGGAGATCATCGCCACCTCCCCCGACCTCGGCGTGGGCCTGGGCCAGTTGCTGGAGACCGGCCGCGGCTACCAGGACATGGCGATCGTGCTCAACGCGATCCTGCTGATCCTCATCGTCGGTGTCGCCATCGAACTCCTGGTGTTCGGCCCGCTGGAGCGCCGGGTGCTGCGCAACCGGGGGCTGCTCGTGGCTCGCTGA
- a CDS encoding MMPL family transporter, producing the protein MGAPRAPRHTKRRQGVAAAVGGWSVTHRWAAVGIWVLFVVLATVAGSAAGRADVSDSEEVPGETGRSAKILEDAGVDEPVGESVLVQSQQGAPKASAAEFRTAVDDVVRAVQDTGEVTDVVSPYDSDTISEDGRSALVQFRMKGDPETAADRVEPVTDAVAKVQEKHESQGLLIEEIGGASMEKTFDDAFGEDFKKAEYSAVPIAFGILLIVFGAFVAALLPVVLAMTAIVATMGLMGVVSHVQPMSDVADSVMLLVGLAVGVDYCLFYLRREREEREKGRDARTALEIAAATSGRAVLVSGITVIVAMCGMLFTGLADFEAMGVASLMVVAVAMVGSVTVLPAMLSLLGERVEKGRVPFLARLKRGRSNAGGESRVWRAVLTRVLRRPKAAVVVATGALAAIALPAVGMNTANLTLDQEFGDSLPIVQTYDRINEAFPGGSDPAEVVVKADDINAPEVRRAIVDFEEQALDTGASKGPIDVQVYDDRNVAIIEVPLVGGSDQDKAEKSLALLRDDIRPVTLEAVDGVEAPVGGQVAGSKDFNDQLVGAVVPVFLFVVAFAFVLMLMAFRSLTIAITSILLNLLSVGAAYGVLTMVFQHGWGAGLVGAEGVGAIVAWLPLFLFVILFGLSMDYHVFVVSRIKEARAQGRNTADAISHGVITTAGVVTSAAVIMVAVFSIFGTLSMQSMKQMGVGLATAVLIDATIIRGVLLPAVMSLLGERNWHFPKALRWLPDLEKEDTRPVPTGSVPPPVPADSPLVEGSRR; encoded by the coding sequence ATGGGGGCACCGAGGGCGCCGAGGCATACGAAGCGGCGGCAGGGCGTCGCCGCGGCCGTCGGCGGCTGGAGCGTGACCCACCGCTGGGCCGCGGTGGGTATCTGGGTGTTGTTCGTGGTGCTGGCGACCGTCGCCGGCTCCGCGGCGGGGCGCGCGGACGTCAGCGACAGCGAGGAGGTCCCGGGCGAGACCGGGCGGTCCGCGAAGATCCTCGAAGACGCGGGCGTGGACGAGCCGGTCGGGGAGAGCGTGCTCGTCCAGTCGCAGCAGGGCGCCCCGAAGGCGTCGGCGGCCGAGTTCCGTACGGCCGTCGACGACGTCGTACGGGCCGTGCAGGACACCGGCGAGGTGACGGACGTCGTCTCGCCCTACGACAGCGACACGATCTCCGAGGACGGGCGCTCCGCGCTGGTCCAGTTCCGGATGAAGGGCGACCCGGAGACCGCCGCGGACCGGGTGGAGCCGGTGACCGACGCGGTCGCGAAGGTCCAGGAGAAGCACGAGTCGCAGGGGCTGCTGATCGAGGAGATCGGCGGCGCCAGCATGGAGAAGACCTTCGACGACGCCTTCGGCGAGGACTTCAAGAAGGCCGAGTACTCGGCGGTGCCGATCGCCTTCGGCATCCTGCTGATCGTCTTCGGCGCGTTCGTGGCCGCGCTGCTGCCGGTGGTGCTGGCGATGACGGCGATCGTGGCGACGATGGGCCTGATGGGCGTGGTCAGCCACGTCCAGCCGATGAGCGACGTCGCCGACTCGGTGATGCTGCTGGTGGGTCTGGCCGTCGGCGTCGACTACTGCCTGTTCTACCTGCGCCGCGAGCGCGAGGAGCGGGAGAAGGGCCGGGACGCGCGAACGGCGCTGGAGATCGCCGCCGCCACCTCCGGGCGCGCGGTGCTGGTCTCCGGCATCACCGTCATCGTCGCGATGTGCGGCATGCTCTTCACCGGCCTCGCCGACTTCGAGGCGATGGGCGTGGCGTCGCTGATGGTGGTCGCGGTGGCGATGGTCGGCTCGGTGACCGTGCTGCCGGCGATGCTGTCGCTGCTCGGCGAGCGGGTCGAGAAGGGCAGGGTGCCGTTCCTGGCCCGGCTCAAGCGCGGCCGCTCCAACGCCGGCGGGGAGAGCCGGGTGTGGCGGGCCGTGCTGACGCGGGTGCTGCGCCGGCCGAAGGCGGCGGTGGTCGTGGCCACCGGCGCGCTGGCGGCGATCGCCCTGCCGGCGGTGGGCATGAACACCGCGAACCTCACGCTGGACCAGGAGTTCGGCGACTCGCTGCCGATCGTGCAGACCTACGACCGGATCAACGAGGCGTTCCCCGGCGGCTCCGACCCCGCCGAGGTGGTCGTCAAGGCCGACGACATCAACGCGCCCGAGGTCCGCAGGGCCATCGTCGACTTCGAGGAGCAGGCGCTGGACACGGGCGCGTCCAAGGGCCCGATCGACGTCCAGGTCTACGACGACAGGAACGTGGCCATCATCGAGGTGCCCCTCGTCGGCGGCTCCGACCAGGACAAGGCGGAGAAGAGCCTGGCCCTGCTGCGCGACGACATCCGGCCGGTGACGCTGGAGGCGGTGGACGGCGTCGAGGCGCCGGTCGGCGGCCAGGTCGCGGGAAGCAAGGACTTCAACGACCAGCTCGTCGGCGCGGTGGTGCCGGTCTTCCTCTTCGTGGTGGCCTTCGCCTTCGTGCTGATGCTGATGGCCTTCCGGTCGCTGACGATCGCGATCACCTCGATCCTGCTCAACCTGCTGTCGGTGGGCGCGGCGTACGGCGTGCTGACGATGGTCTTCCAGCACGGCTGGGGCGCGGGTCTCGTCGGCGCCGAGGGCGTCGGGGCGATCGTCGCCTGGCTGCCCCTGTTCCTCTTCGTCATCCTCTTCGGGCTGAGCATGGACTACCACGTGTTCGTGGTCTCCCGCATCAAGGAGGCGCGGGCGCAGGGGCGGAACACCGCGGACGCCATCTCGCACGGTGTGATCACCACCGCGGGCGTGGTGACCAGCGCGGCCGTCATCATGGTCGCGGTGTTCTCGATCTTCGGGACGCTGTCCATGCAGTCCATGAAGCAGATGGGCGTGGGGCTGGCCACGGCGGTGCTGATCGACGCGACGATCATCCGCGGCGTGCTGCTGCCCGCGGTCATGTCGCTGCTCGGCGAGCGCAACTGGCACTTCCCGAAGGCACTGCGCTGGCTGCCCGACCTGGAGAAGGAGGACACGCGGCCGGTACCCACGGGTAGCGTTCCGCCGCCGGTTCCCGCAGACTCTCCGTTGGTCGAAGGGAGCCGCCGATGA
- a CDS encoding lactate 2-monooxygenase: MNLPFGNYQNEIYLNGLADTLPPFTTDPTALEQSARERLADGPFWYVAGAAGSGATARANREAFDRVRLVPRMLTGATERSPATTVLGSALPAPVLLAPVGVQSILHPDGELATARAAAALGIPMVMSTASSYSIEEVAEASGAGPRWYQLYWPNDDEVCASILARARAAGFTALVVTLDTWTLAWRPHDLDTAYLPFIRGVGTAVAFSDPAFRAGLAKPPEEDLGAAVLRWVPMFTGTDRTWDRLPFLREHWDGPILLKGIQHPDDARRAADAGLDGVVVSNHGGRQVDGAVAALDMLPEVAEAVGDRVEVLFDSGVRTGADVLKALALGARAVLYGRPYAYGLAHGGEEGVTHVLRSLLADLDLTLGLSGHRSVREWGPDDVRRRPG; this comes from the coding sequence ATGAACCTGCCGTTCGGCAACTACCAGAACGAGATCTATCTGAACGGACTGGCGGACACGCTGCCGCCGTTCACCACCGACCCCACGGCGCTGGAGCAGTCCGCGCGCGAGCGGCTGGCGGACGGTCCGTTCTGGTACGTCGCGGGCGCGGCCGGCTCGGGCGCCACCGCCCGGGCCAACCGGGAGGCGTTCGACCGGGTCCGCCTCGTCCCGCGCATGCTGACCGGCGCCACCGAGCGGAGCCCGGCCACCACCGTGCTGGGCTCCGCCCTCCCCGCGCCCGTGCTGCTGGCGCCCGTCGGGGTGCAGTCGATCCTGCACCCCGACGGCGAACTGGCCACGGCCCGCGCCGCCGCCGCCCTCGGGATCCCGATGGTGATGTCCACGGCCTCCTCGTACTCCATCGAGGAGGTCGCGGAGGCGAGCGGCGCGGGCCCGCGCTGGTACCAGTTGTACTGGCCGAACGACGACGAGGTGTGCGCCAGCATCCTGGCGCGCGCCCGCGCCGCGGGCTTCACCGCCCTCGTCGTCACCCTCGACACCTGGACCCTGGCCTGGCGCCCGCACGACCTCGACACCGCGTACCTGCCGTTCATCCGCGGCGTCGGCACCGCCGTGGCCTTCTCCGACCCGGCCTTCCGCGCGGGCCTCGCGAAGCCGCCGGAGGAGGACCTCGGGGCGGCGGTGCTGCGGTGGGTGCCGATGTTCACGGGGACGGACCGGACGTGGGACCGGCTGCCGTTCCTGCGGGAGCACTGGGACGGGCCGATCCTCCTCAAGGGCATCCAGCACCCGGACGACGCCCGCCGGGCCGCGGACGCGGGGCTGGACGGCGTCGTCGTCTCCAACCACGGCGGCCGGCAGGTCGACGGCGCCGTCGCGGCGCTCGACATGCTGCCGGAGGTCGCCGAGGCGGTCGGCGACCGCGTCGAGGTGCTCTTCGACTCGGGCGTACGGACCGGGGCCGACGTCCTCAAGGCCCTCGCGCTGGGCGCGCGGGCGGTGCTGTACGGCAGGCCGTACGCCTACGGCCTCGCCCACGGCGGCGAGGAGGGCGTCACGCACGTGCTGCGCAGCCTCCTCGCCGACCTCGACCTCACCCTCGGACTGTCGGGTCACCGCTCGGTGCGGGAGTGGGGCCCGGACGACGTGCGGCGCCGTCCGGGCTGA